One Streptomyces sp. SAI-135 DNA segment encodes these proteins:
- a CDS encoding DUF4240 domain-containing protein → MDETEFWELVDATREAADGDPEEQADLLVDRLLALDPEMVLDFARHFEARFNRAYTWDLWGAAWILLDGASDDAFDFFRCWLIGQGREVYEGAVHDPDSLADLLADFDEEIDGDGEELGYAADEAYEQLTGTVAPDLGIPPAPSEPLGAPVDLESDRVLAERYPKLWERFRG, encoded by the coding sequence ATGGACGAGACGGAGTTCTGGGAGCTGGTGGACGCCACCCGTGAGGCCGCCGACGGCGACCCCGAGGAACAGGCCGACCTGCTCGTGGACCGGCTGCTGGCGCTGGACCCGGAGATGGTCCTCGACTTCGCCCGTCACTTCGAGGCCCGCTTCAACCGGGCGTACACGTGGGACCTGTGGGGCGCCGCCTGGATCCTGCTGGACGGGGCGAGCGACGACGCCTTCGACTTCTTCCGGTGCTGGCTGATCGGCCAGGGCCGCGAGGTGTACGAGGGCGCGGTGCACGATCCCGACTCGCTCGCCGACCTGCTGGCCGACTTCGACGAGGAGATCGACGGCGACGGCGAGGAACTGGGCTACGCGGCCGACGAGGCCTACGAGCAGCTCACCGGTACCGTCGCTCCCGACCTGGGCATCCCGCCCGCGCCCTCCGAGCCGCTCGGCGCGCCGGTCGACCTGGAGAGCGACCGGGTGCTGGCGGAGCGGTATCCCAAACTGTGGGAGCGGTTCAGGGGCTGA
- the sucB gene encoding 2-oxoglutarate dehydrogenase, E2 component, dihydrolipoamide succinyltransferase gives MAVSVTLPALGESVTEGTVTRWLKAEGERVEADEPLLEVSTDKVDTEIPSPAAGVLASIKVAEDETVEVGAELAVIDDGTGAPAAAPAPAAEPVAEPAPEPAAAAPSTEQAAPAPAPTAEAASGGGSAEGTDVVLPALGESVTEGTVTRWLKEVGEEVAEDEPLLEVSTDKVDTEIPSPAAGVLLEIVVGEDETAEVGAKLAVIGAPGAAPAAAQAPAAPAPAAEAPAPAPAPAPAAPAPAPAPAPDPQAPSAPAPQQQTAPAPDPAPAAPAPAPAPVTPAPAPAATSGDDGAYVTPLVRKLAAENGVDLAGVKGTGVGGRIRKQDVIAAAEAAKAAAAAPAPAAAAAPAAAKKAPSLEASPLRGQTVKMPRIRKVIGDNMVKALHEQAQLSSVVEVDVTRLMKLRARAKDAFAAREGVKLSPMPFFVKAAAQALKAHAPINAKINEGEGTITYFDTENIGIAVDSEKGLMTPVIKHAGDLNIAGIAKATAELAGKVRANKITPDELSGATFTISNTGSRGALFDTIIVPPGQVAILGIGATVKRPAVIETEEGTVIGIRDMTYLTLSYDHRLVDGADAARYLTAVKAILEAGEFEVELGL, from the coding sequence ATGGCGGTTTCCGTAACCCTTCCGGCGCTCGGCGAGAGCGTCACCGAGGGCACCGTCACCCGCTGGCTGAAGGCCGAGGGTGAGCGTGTAGAGGCCGACGAGCCGCTGCTCGAGGTCTCGACCGACAAGGTCGACACCGAGATCCCCTCCCCCGCCGCCGGCGTCCTCGCGTCCATCAAGGTCGCCGAGGACGAGACGGTCGAGGTCGGCGCCGAGCTGGCCGTGATCGACGACGGCACCGGCGCCCCGGCCGCCGCTCCGGCTCCGGCCGCCGAGCCGGTCGCCGAGCCCGCCCCGGAGCCGGCCGCGGCCGCTCCGTCCACCGAGCAGGCCGCCCCGGCGCCCGCTCCCACCGCCGAGGCCGCTTCCGGCGGCGGCTCCGCCGAGGGCACGGACGTCGTCCTGCCCGCGCTGGGCGAGTCCGTCACCGAGGGCACCGTCACCCGGTGGCTCAAGGAGGTCGGCGAGGAGGTCGCGGAGGACGAGCCCCTGCTCGAGGTCTCCACCGACAAGGTCGACACCGAGATCCCCTCCCCGGCCGCCGGTGTGCTGCTGGAGATCGTGGTCGGCGAGGACGAGACCGCCGAGGTCGGCGCCAAGCTCGCCGTCATCGGCGCCCCGGGCGCGGCTCCGGCCGCCGCTCAGGCTCCCGCCGCCCCGGCCCCGGCCGCCGAGGCCCCCGCCCCGGCTCCGGCGCCCGCCCCCGCGGCTCCCGCGCCCGCTCCGGCCCCGGCCCCGGACCCGCAGGCTCCTTCGGCTCCGGCCCCGCAGCAGCAGACGGCTCCGGCGCCCGACCCGGCGCCCGCCGCTCCGGCCCCGGCGCCCGCCCCGGTCACCCCGGCCCCGGCTCCGGCCGCGACCTCCGGTGACGACGGCGCCTACGTGACCCCGCTGGTGCGCAAGCTCGCCGCGGAGAACGGCGTGGACCTGGCCGGCGTCAAGGGCACCGGTGTCGGTGGCCGTATCCGCAAGCAGGACGTCATCGCCGCCGCCGAGGCCGCGAAGGCCGCCGCGGCCGCTCCGGCTCCGGCCGCCGCTGCCGCCCCGGCCGCCGCCAAGAAGGCGCCGTCTCTGGAGGCCTCTCCCCTCCGTGGCCAGACCGTCAAGATGCCGCGCATCCGCAAGGTCATCGGCGACAACATGGTCAAGGCGCTGCACGAGCAGGCGCAGCTGTCCTCGGTCGTCGAGGTCGACGTCACCCGTCTGATGAAGCTGCGCGCCCGCGCCAAGGACGCGTTCGCGGCCCGTGAGGGCGTCAAGCTCTCCCCGATGCCGTTCTTCGTCAAGGCGGCCGCCCAGGCGCTGAAGGCGCACGCGCCGATCAACGCCAAGATCAACGAGGGCGAAGGCACGATCACCTACTTCGACACCGAGAACATCGGTATCGCGGTGGACTCCGAGAAGGGCCTGATGACCCCGGTCATCAAGCACGCGGGCGACCTCAACATCGCCGGCATCGCCAAGGCCACGGCGGAGCTCGCGGGCAAGGTCCGCGCGAACAAGATCACGCCCGACGAGCTGTCCGGCGCGACCTTCACCATCTCCAACACCGGTTCGCGCGGCGCGCTCTTCGACACGATCATCGTGCCGCCGGGCCAGGTCGCGATCCTCGGCATCGGTGCCACGGTCAAGCGTCCGGCCGTCATCGAGACCGAGGAGGGCACGGTCATCGGCATCCGCGACATGACCTACCTGACCCTCTCCTACGACCACCGTCTGGTGGACGGCGCCGACGCGGCCCGTTACCTGACCGCGGTCAAGGCGATCCTGGAGGCGGGCGAGTTCGAGGTCGAGCTCGGCCTGTAA
- a CDS encoding GntR family transcriptional regulator, producing MTAPVVHSLREQIREHIVEGIVSGRWQPGERIVERRIATELEVSQTPVREALRELESLRLIESAPNKGVRVRNLTAADLEESYPVRAGLEAIAAELAAERLAQDCSALEPHVAALYEADRASDGTSQVRHTVGFHRELVRAAGNSVLLHTWEGLGIEVFTALSIRWLGTVQQSYAEEHEELVAAFKRRDPRIPEIVKAHVLGCAPRA from the coding sequence ATGACCGCGCCCGTCGTCCACTCGCTGCGCGAACAGATCCGCGAGCACATCGTGGAGGGGATCGTCAGCGGGCGCTGGCAGCCGGGCGAGCGGATCGTGGAGCGCCGGATCGCGACCGAGCTGGAGGTCAGCCAGACACCGGTGCGGGAGGCGCTGCGGGAACTGGAGTCGCTGCGGCTGATCGAGTCCGCGCCGAACAAGGGCGTACGGGTGCGGAATCTGACGGCGGCCGACCTGGAGGAGAGCTATCCCGTCCGGGCCGGTCTGGAGGCGATCGCGGCGGAGCTGGCGGCGGAGCGGCTGGCCCAGGACTGCTCGGCCTTGGAGCCGCATGTCGCCGCGCTGTACGAGGCGGACCGGGCCTCCGACGGCACCAGCCAGGTGCGGCACACGGTCGGCTTCCACCGCGAGCTGGTGCGGGCGGCCGGCAACTCGGTGCTGCTGCACACCTGGGAGGGTCTGGGCATCGAGGTCTTCACGGCGCTGTCGATCCGCTGGCTGGGCACGGTCCAGCAGTCGTACGCGGAGGAGCACGAGGAGCTGGTGGCGGCGTTCAAGCGCCGGGACCCGCGGATCCCGGAGATCGTGAAGGCCCACGTGCTGGGGTGCGCGCCGCGGGCCTGA
- the aceE gene encoding pyruvate dehydrogenase (acetyl-transferring), homodimeric type → MTDPNAIQPSELDQLPDRDPEETAEWQASLDAVAKAAGPHRAAYLMRRTLERAEGNGIALPKLLETDYVNTIPTAAEPSVPGDEEMERKITAWNRWNAAAMVTRGSKYGVGGHIATFASAAWLYETGFNHFFKGKEADGSGDQLYIQGHASPGIYARAFLDGRLDESHLDNFRRESGGNGLPSYPHPRRLPWLWEFPTVSMGLGPLSAIYQARFNRYLTARGIKDVSESHVWAFLGDGEMDEPESTAALALASREGLDNLTFVINCNLQRLDGPVRANFKIVQELEAQFRGAGWNVVKSLWGNAWDELFQLDTTGALVRRLREVPDAQVQTYQTRDAAYIRQDFFGKDPALVEMAKLLSDDKILECFHLSRGGHEARKVYAAYKAAVEFKGAPTVILAQTVKGHTLGEGFASKNANHQMKKLSVDEFKTMRDLLELPIKDSDFVDGVVPYGHPGADSPEVRYLQERRAALGGPAPARRVHPVAPLPAPAEKAFASFDKGSGSQNVATTMAFVRLIKDLVRDKETGKRWVPIVPDEARTFGMESLFPSLGIYSPKGQTYEPVDRDQLMYYKEAQNGQILNEGITEAGSMADFIAASTSYATHGEAMIPFYIFYSMFGWQRTADQMWQLGDQLGRGFLVGATAGRTTLTGEGLQHADGHSPVIAATNPAALTYDPAFAYEVATIVRDGIRRMYGEAAPGEDQNVFYYLTVYNEPLPQPAKPSGLGVDEGIVKGLYRFNTAESAGLSPVANAPRIQLLGSGTAIHWVLKAQQMLAEEWGVAADVWSATSWTELRRDALEADAGLLRGEERVPYVRQALHGAEGPVLAVSDYMRQVPDQIAQWVEQDWSSLGADGFGLSDTREGARRHFGVDAESVVVAALAQLARRGEVKATAVKEAREKYGL, encoded by the coding sequence ATGACCGACCCCAACGCCATCCAGCCGAGTGAGCTCGACCAGCTCCCCGACCGGGACCCCGAGGAGACCGCCGAATGGCAGGCCTCCCTGGACGCGGTCGCCAAGGCGGCCGGCCCGCACCGTGCCGCGTACCTGATGCGCCGCACGCTGGAGAGGGCGGAGGGCAACGGCATCGCGCTGCCGAAGCTCCTCGAAACGGACTACGTCAACACCATCCCCACCGCCGCCGAGCCGTCCGTGCCCGGTGACGAGGAGATGGAGCGGAAGATCACCGCGTGGAACCGCTGGAACGCGGCCGCGATGGTCACCCGCGGCTCCAAGTACGGCGTCGGCGGCCACATCGCCACCTTCGCCTCCGCGGCCTGGCTCTACGAGACCGGCTTCAACCACTTCTTCAAGGGCAAGGAGGCCGACGGGTCCGGCGACCAGCTCTACATCCAGGGCCACGCCTCCCCCGGCATCTACGCCCGCGCCTTCCTCGACGGCCGGCTGGACGAGTCCCACCTGGACAACTTCCGCCGTGAGTCGGGCGGCAACGGCCTCCCGTCGTACCCGCACCCCCGCCGCCTGCCCTGGCTGTGGGAGTTCCCGACGGTCTCCATGGGTCTCGGCCCGCTCTCCGCGATCTACCAGGCGCGCTTCAACCGCTACCTGACGGCCCGCGGCATCAAGGACGTCTCCGAGTCCCACGTCTGGGCCTTCCTCGGCGACGGCGAGATGGACGAGCCGGAGTCGACCGCGGCACTCGCGCTCGCCTCCCGCGAGGGTCTGGACAACCTGACCTTCGTCATCAACTGCAACCTCCAGCGCCTCGACGGCCCGGTCCGCGCGAACTTCAAGATCGTGCAGGAGCTGGAGGCCCAGTTCCGCGGCGCCGGCTGGAACGTGGTCAAGTCGCTGTGGGGCAACGCCTGGGACGAGCTCTTCCAGCTCGACACCACGGGCGCACTGGTACGACGGCTCCGCGAGGTACCGGACGCGCAGGTGCAGACGTACCAGACGCGCGACGCCGCCTACATCCGCCAGGACTTCTTCGGCAAGGACCCGGCGCTCGTCGAGATGGCGAAACTGCTGTCCGACGACAAGATCCTGGAGTGCTTCCACCTCTCCCGCGGTGGCCACGAGGCCCGCAAGGTGTACGCCGCCTACAAGGCCGCCGTCGAGTTCAAGGGCGCGCCGACCGTGATCCTGGCCCAGACGGTCAAGGGCCACACGCTCGGCGAGGGCTTCGCGTCGAAGAACGCCAACCACCAGATGAAGAAGCTGTCGGTGGACGAGTTCAAGACCATGCGTGATCTTCTTGAACTGCCCATCAAGGACAGCGACTTCGTCGACGGTGTCGTCCCCTACGGCCACCCCGGCGCCGACTCCCCCGAGGTCCGCTACCTCCAGGAGCGCCGCGCGGCCCTCGGCGGCCCGGCCCCGGCCCGCCGCGTCCACCCGGTGGCCCCGCTGCCGGCCCCCGCGGAGAAGGCGTTCGCCTCCTTCGACAAGGGCTCCGGCTCCCAGAACGTCGCGACCACCATGGCCTTCGTCCGCCTGATCAAGGACCTGGTGCGCGACAAGGAGACGGGTAAGCGCTGGGTGCCGATCGTCCCCGACGAGGCGCGCACCTTCGGCATGGAGAGCCTCTTCCCGTCGCTGGGCATCTACTCGCCCAAGGGCCAGACGTACGAGCCGGTCGACCGCGACCAGCTCATGTACTACAAGGAGGCCCAGAACGGCCAGATCCTCAACGAGGGGATCACCGAGGCCGGTTCGATGGCCGACTTCATCGCCGCTTCGACGTCGTACGCGACGCACGGCGAGGCGATGATCCCGTTCTACATCTTCTACTCGATGTTCGGCTGGCAGCGCACCGCCGACCAGATGTGGCAGCTCGGCGACCAGCTCGGCCGCGGCTTCCTCGTCGGCGCCACGGCGGGCCGTACCACGCTGACGGGCGAGGGCCTCCAGCACGCCGACGGTCACTCCCCGGTCATCGCGGCGACGAACCCGGCCGCGCTGACGTACGACCCGGCGTTCGCCTACGAGGTCGCCACGATCGTGCGCGACGGCATCCGCCGCATGTACGGCGAGGCGGCGCCCGGCGAGGACCAGAACGTCTTCTACTACCTGACGGTCTACAACGAGCCGCTGCCGCAGCCCGCCAAGCCGTCCGGACTCGGTGTCGACGAGGGCATCGTCAAGGGCCTGTACCGCTTCAACACGGCGGAGTCCGCGGGCCTGTCCCCGGTCGCGAACGCCCCCCGCATCCAGCTCCTGGGCTCCGGCACGGCGATCCACTGGGTGCTGAAGGCGCAGCAGATGCTGGCCGAGGAGTGGGGCGTGGCCGCCGACGTGTGGTCCGCGACGTCCTGGACGGAGCTGCGCCGTGACGCGCTGGAGGCCGACGCCGGCCTGCTGCGCGGCGAGGAGCGGGTCCCCTACGTCCGCCAGGCGCTGCACGGTGCCGAGGGCCCGGTGCTCGCCGTCTCCGACTACATGCGCCAGGTTCCCGACCAGATCGCGCAGTGGGTCGAGCAGGACTGGTCCTCGCTGGGCGCGGACGGCTTCGGCCTCTCCGACACCCGCGAGGGCGCCCGCCGCCACTTCGGCGTCGACGCCGAGTCGGTCGTGGTCGCGGCCCTGGCCCAGCTGGCCCGCCGCGGCGAGGTCAAGGCGACGGCCGTGAAGGAAGCGCGGGAGAAGTACGGACTGTGA
- a CDS encoding peptidoglycan recognition protein, which produces MFLLLACLPALAVVVALVLCVRGIERAVDGRVAGAAAMVRQGSVSARAAKPHIVPRSAWAGVGEASAAVRNPPPPRYDDKVIAVFVHHTDSPNDYDCAEAPRIIRYLAAGQTGARDWDDIGYNFLVDRCGTIYEGRAGGVGRPVTGAHTFGFNHRTAGIAALGTFTAGVPVPRAMTDAIAALAAWKLGLAGVDPRGTARLTSSNSLSRYPAGTTATLPALAAHGDAYMTTCPGAALKALLPQIRQKAAHLQGRT; this is translated from the coding sequence GTGTTCCTTCTGCTGGCGTGCCTGCCCGCGTTGGCGGTCGTGGTCGCCCTGGTGCTGTGTGTCAGAGGGATCGAGCGGGCGGTCGACGGCAGGGTGGCCGGGGCCGCAGCCATGGTGCGGCAGGGCAGCGTGTCCGCAAGGGCCGCGAAACCGCACATCGTGCCGAGATCGGCGTGGGCCGGCGTCGGCGAGGCGAGCGCCGCCGTACGCAACCCGCCGCCCCCGCGCTACGACGACAAGGTGATCGCGGTCTTCGTGCACCACACCGACTCGCCCAACGACTACGACTGCGCCGAAGCGCCCCGCATCATCCGCTACCTCGCCGCAGGCCAGACCGGCGCCCGGGACTGGGACGACATCGGCTACAACTTCCTCGTCGACCGCTGCGGCACCATCTACGAGGGCCGTGCGGGCGGCGTCGGCCGCCCCGTCACCGGCGCCCACACCTTCGGCTTCAACCACCGCACGGCCGGCATCGCCGCCCTCGGCACCTTCACCGCGGGCGTCCCCGTACCCCGGGCCATGACCGACGCCATCGCCGCCCTGGCCGCCTGGAAACTCGGTCTCGCCGGCGTCGACCCGCGCGGCACCGCCCGTCTCACCTCCAGCAACAGCCTCAGCCGCTACCCCGCCGGCACCACCGCCACGCTGCCCGCCCTCGCGGCCCACGGCGACGCCTACATGACGACCTGCCCCGGCGCCGCCCTGAAGGCCCTGCTGCCGCAGATCAGGCAGAAGGCGGCCCACCTCCAGGGCCGTACATGA
- a CDS encoding YafY family protein gives MRAARLIKMVLLLQSRPSMTAAELARELEVSERTVTRDAQALSEAGVPVYADRGRAGGYRLIGGYRTRLTGLARGEAEALFLSGVPGALREMGLEDAASAARLKVSAALLPSLRDASRTAAQRFHLDAPNWFTEPKAPDLLPAVADAVWDDRRVAVRYRGREGEVERELEPYGLVLKAGVWYLCARVPDKGSFRVYRIDRFTVVTAGEARFERDEEFDLPGFWAEQAERFARSILHAEVVVRLSGDGVRRLPYVVDPVSAREALAAAGAVHEDGWLTVTLPVESEQVAHAQLAGLGPEVEVLAPESLRARFTEDARRLGRLYGT, from the coding sequence ATGCGTGCTGCCCGGCTCATCAAGATGGTGCTCCTGCTCCAGTCCCGGCCCTCCATGACCGCCGCCGAGCTGGCGCGGGAGCTGGAGGTGTCGGAGCGGACGGTGACCCGGGACGCGCAGGCGCTGTCGGAGGCGGGGGTCCCGGTGTACGCGGACCGGGGGCGGGCCGGCGGGTACCGGCTGATCGGCGGGTACCGGACCCGGTTGACCGGGCTGGCCCGTGGTGAGGCCGAGGCGCTGTTCCTGTCCGGGGTGCCGGGGGCGCTGCGTGAGATGGGGCTGGAGGACGCCGCCTCCGCCGCCCGGCTGAAGGTCTCGGCGGCCCTGCTGCCCTCCCTGCGGGACGCCTCCCGTACCGCGGCCCAGCGCTTCCACCTGGACGCGCCGAACTGGTTCACCGAACCGAAGGCGCCCGACCTGCTGCCCGCCGTTGCCGACGCGGTGTGGGACGACAGACGGGTCGCCGTGCGCTACCGCGGCCGGGAGGGAGAGGTGGAGCGGGAGCTGGAGCCGTACGGGCTCGTGCTCAAGGCGGGCGTCTGGTACCTGTGCGCCCGTGTGCCCGACAAGGGTTCCTTCCGGGTGTACCGGATCGACCGCTTCACGGTGGTGACGGCGGGCGAGGCGCGCTTCGAGCGAGACGAGGAGTTCGACCTGCCCGGGTTCTGGGCGGAGCAGGCCGAGCGGTTCGCGCGTTCCATCCTGCACGCCGAGGTGGTCGTACGGCTGTCCGGGGACGGGGTGCGGCGCCTTCCGTACGTCGTCGATCCGGTGTCCGCGCGGGAGGCGCTGGCGGCGGCCGGAGCGGTGCACGAGGACGGCTGGCTGACCGTGACGCTCCCCGTGGAGTCCGAGCAGGTCGCCCATGCGCAGCTGGCGGGGCTCGGTCCCGAGGTGGAGGTGCTGGCTCCGGAGAGTCTGCGGGCGCGTTTCACCGAGGACGCGAGACGGCTGGGCCGCCTGTACGGGACATAA
- a CDS encoding peptidoglycan bridge formation glycyltransferase FemA/FemB family protein, which translates to MTSPYVREITREDHLAHLRLHPDASHLQIPEWAEVKPDWLAESVGWFEGEARIAAALVLYRPLPGTRRCLAYLPDGPTIDWLSPRPERLLDPLVAHLEKRGAFSVRIGPPVVVRHWDAGTVTAGIADPGVGHVRELPAAGVDGFALDAAERLRGLGWRRCAADEDSGFGPGQPRYGCHIPLAGRSVDELRGALAPHFEQSLRTAEAAGVRVSWGTAADLPDFYRLYAATAARDGFRARPPVYFRRMWEALNAEDSDRLRLYLAEYDGEVLSAALMINVGSRVWHSYAASGRRGREVRPSSALLWRMLCDARAAGAATYDLRSVTPSLTEDRLLGRLHFKTGAGGRVVEYLGEWERPVGLQGRVLQRALGVYLGRR; encoded by the coding sequence ATGACCAGCCCGTATGTGCGCGAGATCACGCGCGAGGACCATCTCGCCCACCTGCGGCTGCACCCCGACGCGAGCCATCTGCAGATCCCCGAGTGGGCCGAGGTGAAGCCCGACTGGCTCGCGGAGAGCGTCGGCTGGTTCGAGGGCGAGGCGAGGATCGCGGCTGCTCTGGTCCTGTACCGGCCGCTGCCGGGCACCCGGCGCTGTCTCGCCTACCTCCCGGACGGGCCCACGATCGACTGGCTGTCCCCGCGCCCGGAGCGCCTGCTGGACCCCCTGGTCGCACACCTGGAGAAGCGCGGGGCGTTCTCGGTGCGGATCGGGCCGCCCGTCGTCGTCCGGCACTGGGACGCCGGGACGGTGACGGCGGGCATCGCCGACCCCGGCGTAGGCCATGTGCGCGAGCTGCCCGCGGCCGGCGTGGACGGGTTCGCGCTGGACGCCGCCGAAAGGCTGCGCGGGCTCGGGTGGCGGCGGTGCGCGGCGGACGAGGACAGCGGCTTCGGCCCCGGGCAGCCGCGGTACGGCTGTCACATCCCGCTGGCGGGCCGCTCGGTGGACGAACTGCGCGGGGCTCTCGCCCCGCACTTCGAGCAGTCCCTGCGCACGGCCGAGGCGGCCGGCGTGCGGGTCTCCTGGGGGACGGCCGCCGATCTGCCCGACTTCTACCGCCTCTACGCGGCGACCGCCGCCCGCGACGGCTTCCGGGCCCGCCCGCCGGTCTACTTCCGGCGCATGTGGGAGGCGCTGAACGCCGAGGACTCCGACCGGTTGCGGCTGTATCTCGCCGAGTACGACGGCGAGGTCCTCTCCGCCGCGCTGATGATCAACGTCGGTTCCCGTGTCTGGCACTCCTACGCCGCCTCCGGTCGCCGGGGGCGGGAGGTGCGGCCCAGCAGCGCGCTGCTGTGGCGGATGCTGTGCGACGCGCGGGCGGCCGGGGCCGCGACGTACGACCTGCGTTCCGTGACGCCCTCCCTCACCGAGGACCGGTTGCTGGGCCGGCTGCACTTCAAGACGGGGGCGGGGGGCCGGGTCGTGGAGTACCTCGGCGAGTGGGAACGGCCGGTGGGGCTCCAGGGGCGGGTGTTGCAGCGGGCGTTGGGGGTGTATCTCGGGCGCAGGTGA
- the lpdA gene encoding dihydrolipoyl dehydrogenase, whose protein sequence is MANDASTVFDLVILGGGSGGYAAALRGAQLGLDVALIEKDKVGGTCLHRGCIPTKALLHAGEIADQARESEQFGVKTTFEGIDIAGVHKYKDGVIAGLYKGLQGLVASRKVHYIEGEGRLSSPTSVDVNGQRIQGRHILLATGSVPKSLPGLEIDGNRIISSDHALVLDRVPKSAIVLGGGVIGVEFASAWKSFGTDITIIEGLKHLAPLEDENSSKLLERAFRKRGIKFNLGTFFQKAEYTQDGVKVTLADGKEFEAELLLVAVGRGPVSAGLGYEEQGVAMDRGYVLVDEYMRTNVPTISAVGDLVPTLQLAHVGFAEGILVAERLAGLKTVPIDYDGVPRVTYCHPEVASVGITEAKAKEIYGADKVVALKYNLAGNGKSKILNTAGEIKLVQVKDGAVVGVHMVGDRMGEQVGEAQLIYNWEALPAEVAQLIHAHPTQSEALGEAHLALAGKPLHSHD, encoded by the coding sequence GTGGCGAACGACGCCAGCACCGTTTTCGACCTAGTGATCCTCGGCGGTGGTAGTGGCGGTTACGCCGCGGCCCTGCGCGGGGCGCAGCTGGGGCTTGACGTCGCCCTGATCGAGAAGGACAAGGTCGGCGGTACCTGCCTGCACCGGGGGTGCATCCCCACCAAGGCCCTGCTGCACGCGGGCGAGATCGCCGACCAGGCCCGCGAGAGCGAGCAGTTCGGCGTGAAGACCACCTTCGAGGGCATCGACATCGCCGGGGTGCACAAGTACAAGGACGGCGTGATCGCCGGTCTGTACAAGGGCCTCCAGGGGCTCGTCGCCTCCCGGAAGGTGCACTACATCGAGGGTGAGGGCCGGCTGTCGTCGCCGACCTCCGTCGATGTCAACGGCCAGCGCATCCAGGGCCGCCACATCCTGCTCGCGACCGGCTCCGTGCCGAAGTCGCTGCCGGGCCTGGAGATCGACGGCAACCGGATCATCTCCTCGGACCACGCCCTCGTGCTGGACCGGGTCCCCAAGTCCGCGATCGTCCTCGGTGGCGGTGTCATCGGCGTCGAGTTCGCCTCCGCCTGGAAGTCCTTCGGGACGGACATCACCATCATCGAGGGCCTCAAGCACCTCGCCCCGCTCGAGGACGAGAACTCCTCCAAGCTTCTCGAGCGCGCGTTCCGCAAGCGCGGGATCAAGTTCAACCTGGGCACCTTCTTCCAGAAGGCCGAGTACACCCAGGACGGCGTCAAGGTCACCCTCGCCGACGGCAAGGAGTTCGAGGCCGAGCTGCTGCTGGTGGCCGTCGGCCGCGGGCCCGTCTCCGCCGGTCTCGGCTACGAGGAGCAGGGCGTCGCGATGGACCGCGGCTACGTCCTGGTCGACGAGTACATGCGCACCAACGTCCCGACCATCTCCGCCGTCGGTGACCTGGTGCCCACGCTCCAGCTCGCGCACGTCGGCTTCGCCGAGGGCATCCTGGTGGCGGAGCGTCTGGCCGGTCTCAAGACCGTCCCGATCGACTACGACGGCGTGCCGCGGGTGACGTACTGCCACCCCGAGGTCGCCTCCGTGGGCATCACCGAGGCCAAGGCCAAGGAGATCTACGGCGCGGACAAGGTCGTCGCTCTGAAGTACAACCTGGCGGGCAACGGCAAGAGCAAGATCCTGAACACCGCGGGCGAGATCAAGCTCGTCCAGGTGAAGGACGGTGCCGTGGTCGGCGTCCACATGGTCGGCGACCGCATGGGCGAGCAGGTCGGCGAGGCCCAGCTGATCTACAACTGGGAAGCGCTGCCGGCCGAGGTCGCCCAGCTCATCCACGCCCACCCGACGCAGAGCGAGGCGCTCGGCGAGGCCCACCTGGCCCTGGCCGGCAAGCCGCTCCACTCGCACGACTGA